Proteins found in one Oncorhynchus mykiss isolate Arlee chromosome 17, USDA_OmykA_1.1, whole genome shotgun sequence genomic segment:
- the LOC110494951 gene encoding msx2-interacting protein isoform X4, producing MVRETRHLWVGNLPEHVREEKIVEHFKRYGRVESVKVLRKRGSEGGVAAFVDFVDIKSAQKAHNAVNKMGDRDLRTDYNEPGSVPSAVRGLDDNPPSSSHGRDVSGFSRGAVGPVFGPPVSIHTREGRYERIRDGSESRERAYDHSPYGHHERGGTFDRQRHYNADYYRDRTMFAAGVSPGPGSAGAMGGSFETPEPHFESRIRGDPFTLSSAARRDPYRDDRGRRVDRTYHRRSRSSHSSQSRHPSPQRTTGQTPKAPHSPKRAPLSPGRGPRSRSRSRSSSSDSVSSTSSTGSGSSDSNSSSSDGSHARSVQSSATHAPPSQPCSMVMEGDEPRRSFGIRVQNLPVRSTDTSLKDGLFHEFKKHGKVTSVQIHGALEDRYGLVFFRQQEDQEKALNVSKGKLFFGMMIEVSAWNGPESENEFRPLDGRIDEFHPKATRTLFIGNLEKTTSYQQLLDIFQRFGEIVDIDIKKVNGVPQYAFVQYSDIVSVCKAIKKMDGEYLGSNRLKLGFGKSMPTTCVWLDGLASNITEQYLTRHFCRYGHVVKVVFDRLKGMALILYNNTDFAQAAVRETKGWKIGGNKIKVDFASQESQMAFYRSMQASGQDIRDFYEIPTERREERPRPPYHEFSAERAYFENARTPGTIYPEDPRRDYPARSRERYSELEHYQGEHFDPRYHEDPREFRDYRDPFEQDIRKYTYIQRERERERERFEADHGMWSPSHPRRPITPSASPSPSERAPRDPERRVYSQSSERSGSCSSLSPPRFDKTDKAPPLEHGASSKSERLEKDIHLVEPERVAGAEKSKRGRRKEKGDKEKGEKSKSRKAKVQSPSIPPSETELEPSLDGGSGRGKVSDQDSLDRQRYKGDNDPPSDPTTSTSRHEPVKSERLESGKGENADKDGKTRSRKHQKSDTGNDGKDPSVDSDRLAARKRRFGDASGRTIRQKRRRLEDEDGSQPQDFGASTAFTKEIDGDRKSQQKDSQRRDSRSKSERLVFLGSHKEGQDPAMRGQEELPEGSMDPMDSKRHSMSRRFSHDGNMDQDNARNQDPQSPFKYGAQDNDKGVKEEPLDIDLSQSYRKQMEQRRLHQQLQEPDKQEKAGSPQGLETEDLEHRSLVHEVGKPPQDVTDHFPSHKLKKLEQFDADISAKRGDRVYRSFRQKSEDPEWHNTASPGLQHFSHHAEQDFAESSHLREVKTEDKSHPDLELAVKRTHTTQMSKPSTPLQLSEEEREKQWESRVKQDFLPDLNFSRGIGKNTHNRKRLEYGILQDLEPGEVRSDSEEDREHKPQSPMPSTSMPFSDGQRVDRFSDPKLATLERMKFYSFALDQTITPDTKALLERAKSLSSSREDNWSFLDYDSHFAGLRSRKDTEKVESAPRPTPSWYMKKKKIRSGGSEDKLDDRKEDPKPKPEEHERRELFASRFLHSSIFEQDSRRLQHLERKHEDPEQSPAQQTGQLGLADGQPDTEPVVLFHSRFLEFTRLQQQKDQQLHEVKRADSVDSNRLEKSLEAEQQPLQFPKTSEPVMDPETKPTSPAENHMISQPPLMPKEMSPPKQMSPPLPPKGMSPPKEMSPPLPPKVMSPPLPPKVMSPPLPPKVMSPPLPPKEMAPPLPPKEMAPPLPPKEMTPPKHTSPPLPPKEMSPPKHTSPPLPPKEMSPPKHTSPPLPPKEMSPPKHTSPPLPPKEMSPPKHTSPPLPPKEMSPPLPPKEMCPPKHTSPPLPPKEMSPPLPPKEMFPPLPPKEMSPIVETHDQFTPEPKGPEPAAPEPLTKENRENEQLPPLLQIPPCEMLTPASVNLVAPEHIRSVRKVKRTPSGEKSEDIAQDIQILNPEQSSSSDCLHETSVSSFVPEPELAAPELPPVFLSSTPPNPVEEMEVSKYDTNTDNTDTHTEVEKKLELNQTQVLVDNETSDESISPPQKSKNKKSKSPTQVPLTPLVSTTSSEKPLTRKSERTKRASSPRAESSKGNSDSKSTGKSPIHGADPEHGTEQSISVGRARRRNVKSVYATPVEEDATKGAGKDVTESPRTARKRGGDKDKEAAPQQPLEQDSLAPITSRRGRPPKNRRQGEDMLTAKGDRSKMETKDTDSNESESSERISKVSKGRHSPHGHKALASQLPMPIATGSSRKGDKTEPPEDVSQQMDFTEDSLAMQNCTVSCKEDTVAPGVTKKEENVKQQLGTEKSRDKDRQKKDPVDEKASVTKFGEKESEPPVVEEQPVLEKMEKSGRGKAPRLTRTPKSPVLKNLKIRLNVTEVKDLLQMGDEEPENGDDSSKKTKPGESTNDPLLESSPGKDVSSSNEDKDESTPETKPPIDPKTLLQQEQELEQAVENIAKLTDPTLPAESPTPLAPPSAELKIDTEEEKSANPASEYELAAAIDSIMGEDIPVPLPQEPVISAVVDSDLEIPSFVQPTKGAEPVSNISPIQGESFFPTTPRKGAKGRAKTPKRSKSQKSNKKDAVKEISSEPENTSVITSDSIPSNSQPVPETIPSTPVAGVITTTSWKPKTEHLAPKATDMPKESKLPPVLTEQPPPQHLKPVCPQTKSPTLPKPQQQPPPPPECISPSLSPPPTRPNIRPTQPSRIPVSPPDWLNQSKDAGVPSSPRASAASFENPAIPSDTEPLETERNNSDLRRILMKHKNVSLPVPCSSSVPSNLGTLSLRDPPHLPESNTPMVAVTSKTSLNDNRPHPAQPVVRPPASLPSPESKSVISVIASTATSVISRVCNPPDMEKVNMSVDRNPIVDMPLPKQTYRPPSMEDRDSGSYHGPSVGEEGGSAGRYLVESSGLGTGSSPGLRVNTSEGVVVLSHSGQIKEGPQRISAKISQIPPATVVDMESQQLVSMPQIKQEMYTHSQSNTPKCPPIQTDHGHLKTQQTVSSIKQENTGMEKLESPYPSGPQGGVVKRLQQTVGNPQGMGYHHSEFTMLLKHPKKVDGADAMNADGCKPSWTSAISPAMSLPSPAGNHVGFVPGSATDRTPSHLSGVKQEPRSPRKLGHPHSPFTKVSSPIGSSSPKGLPGMLPSSLPAMQQYVTSVHHPEQSVIMQPHSAHGGIGRMSPHRASQAIPMGHLVQGEVRVNTPPLSVMSFGMHGDPLVSPWSGPLQQRPTSPQAVGRDIVLKVNPGNVRGHEGEQDDARRFHQATGRQSATQLKAETMQPDPRGALLSGLQLDPYMSPRDLRVLMHHPQGERSAPEPHQGHIQETVPPSSTSTNITSSMSPRAHLLAKGVSEKDVTKPQEVKRPHSPPKDGMMGFRPSMAAMASPQRVQLLPSGTGASFSEYPGIYTNTRAIHSQITETSPFGINQVPLNITSALGADPSQSQADVKVKQVGQQPVNMVQLLTKYPIVWQGLLALKNDQAAVQLHFVCGNKGLALRSLPLPEGGSLLRIVQRMRLEASQLDGVARRMTQGESEFCLLLALPCGRDQEDVLNQTQALRTAFINYLQAKLAAGIINVPNPGSNQPAYVLQIFPPCEFSESHLSRLAPDLLNRISNISPHLMIVITSV from the exons ATGGTTCGGGAAACCAGACACCTTTGGGTGGGAAATTTACCCGAACATGTTCGAGAGGAGAAAATTGTCGAACATTTTAAACG CTATGGACGCGTCGAGAGCGTCAAGGTCCTGCGGAAGCGTGGGTCGGAGGGTGGCGTGGCAGCCTTTGTGGATTTTGTGGATATCAAAAGTGCACAGAAGGCTCACAATGCTGTCAACAAGATGGGGGACAGGGACCTGCGCACTGACTACAATGAACCTGGGTCTGTCCCTAGTGCTGTTCGGGGCCTTGATGACAACCCCCCCTCAAGCAGTCACGGGCGGGATGTTTCAGGATTCTCTAGGGGGGCAGTGGGTCCAGTGTTTGGCCCCCCAGTGTCCATTCACACCAGAGAGGGGCGTTATGAACGGATAAGAGATGG CTCAGAGAGCCGGGAGCGTGCATATGATCACAGCCCCTATGGACACCATGAGCGCGGTGGCACTTTTGATAGACAGCGTCACTACAACGCAGACTATTACCGCGATCGCACCATGTTTGCAGCTGGAGTTAGCCCTGGGCCAGGAAGCGCCGGCGCTATGGGTGGGAGCTTTGAAACCCCGGAGCCTCATTTTGAGTCCAGGATCCGAGGAGATCCCTTCACCTTGTCTAGTGCTGCGCGGCGTGACCCCTATCGAGATGACCGAGGGCGTCGTGTTGACAGAACTTACCATCGCCGCAGTCGGTCATCTCATTCTTCACAATCTCGACACCCCTCCCCGCAAAGGACCACGGGGCAAACGCCCAAAGCCCCCCATTCCCCCAAAAGAGCCCCCCTCTCCCCAGGTAGAGGTCCACGCTCTAGGTCTCGTAGTAGGTCCTCTAGCTCTGATTCTGTCAGCAGCACCAGCAGTACCGGCAGTGGCAG CAGCGATTCAAACAGCAGCTCAAGTGATGGGTCTCATGCACGCTCTGTTCAGTCCTCTGCTACACATGCACCCCCCTCTCAGCCGTGCTCTATGGTTATGGAAGGTGACGAACCACGCAGAAGCTTTGGCATCCGGGTGCAGAACCTACCAGTGCGCTCCACAG ACACAAGTTTAAAAGATGGACTGTTCCATGAGTTCAAgaaacatgggaaagtgacatCCGTGCAGATCCACGGGGCCTTGGAGGACCGATATGGTCTGGTGTTCTTCAGACAGCAGGAAGACCAAGAGAAAGCCCTCAACGTCTCCAAAGGAAAGCTTTTCTTCGGCATGATGATCGAGGTTTCTGCCTGGAACGGCCCTG AGAGTGAGAATGAATTCAGGCCTTTGGATGGACGGATTGATGAATTTCACCCCAAGGCGACTAGGACCCTGTTTATCGGCAACTTGGAGAAGACCACCAGTTACCAACAACTACTTGATATCTTTCAGCGCTTTGGAGAGATTGTG GATATTGACATTAAAAAGGTTAATGGTGTTCCTCAATACGCCTTTGTGCAGTATTCTGATATTGTCAGTGTCTGCAAAGCTATAAAGAAGATGGATGGAGAGTATTTGGGGAGCAACCGGCTCAAG CTGGGTTTTGGGAAGAGTATGCCCACAACATGTGTTTGGCTGGACGGTTTGGCTTCCAACATCACAGAGCAATATCTCACACGTCACTTCTGCCGCTATGGACATGTAGTCAAG GTGGTGTTTGACAGGTTGAAGGGGATGGCTCTCATCTTGTATAACAACACAGATTTTGCACAGGCAGCTGTCAGGGAGACCAAAGGCTGGAAGATTGGCggcaacaaaatcaag GTGGATTTTGCCAGCCAGGAGAGTCAGATGGCTTTTTATCGCTCTATGCAGGCCTCTGGGCAAGACATTAGAGACTTCTACGAAATTCCAACTGAAAGAAG AGAGGAACGACCAAGACCTCCATACCATGAGTTCTCAGCAGAAAGAGCCTACTTTGAGAATGCACGCACCCCTGGCACCATTTACCCCGAAGATCCTCGCCGAGACTATCCTGCCCGCAGCCGTGAGCGGTATTCTGAACTGGAGCACTACCAGGGAGAACACTTTGACCCACGCTACCATGAAGACCCCCGGGAGTTCAGGGATTATCGAGATCCTTTTGAGCAGGACATTCGGAAGTACACATACATCCAGAGGGAGCGAGAAAGGGAGCGGGAGCGCTTTGAGGCAGACCATGGCATGTGGAGCCCCTCTCATCCACGGCGCCCGATCACCCCTTCTGCCTCCCCTTCACCATCTGAGCGTGCTCCCAGAGACCCAGAGCGACGGGTCTACAGTCAATCCTCTGAGCGAAGTGGTAGTTGCAGCTCACTCTCACCACCACGCTTTGACAAGACTGACAAGGCTCCTCCTTTGGAACATGGAGCCAGCTCTAAGAGTGAGAGGTTGGAAAAAGACATCCACCTGGTTGAACCTGAGCGTGTTGCTGGGGCTGAGAAGAGCAAGCGGGGGAGACGAAAGGAGAAAGGTGACAAAGAAAAAGGGGAGAAGAGTAAGTCAAGGAAAGCAAAGGTGCAATCTCCCAGCATCCCACCATCTGAGACAGAGCTAGAACCCAGCCTGGATGGAGGCTCTGGAAGGGGAAAGGTGTCAGACCAGGACAGCCTTGACAGACAGCGGTATAAAGGTGACAACGACCCTCCTTCAGATCCGACAACGTCAACCTCTCGCCATGAGCCTGTAAAAAGTGAGAGGCTTGAGTCGGGGAAAGGTGAGAACGCAGACAAGGATGGTAAAACACGATCCAGAAAACACCAAAAATCTGACACGGGAAATGATGGGAAAGATCCATCAGTGGATTCTGATCGGTTGGCTGCGAGGAAGAGGCGCTTTGGAGATGCCAGTGGGAGAACCATTCGACAGAAGAGGAGAAGGCTGGAAGATGAGGATGGGAGTCAACCCCAAGACTTTGGAGCTAGCACTGCCTTTACAAAAGAGATTGATGGTGACAGAAAGTCTCAGCAAAAAGACTCTCAGCGGAGGGATTCAAGATCCAAATCAGAGAGACTGGTGTTTCTTGGCAGTCATAAAGAGGGTCAGGATCCTGCAATGAGAGGACAAGAAGAGCTGCCCGAGGGGAGCATGGACCCTATGGACTCAAAACGCCACAGTATGTCCAGAAGGTTCTCCCATGATGGGAACATGGACCAAGACAATGCAAGAAATCAAGATCCACAGAGTCCTTTCAAATATGGTGCACAAGACAATGACAAGGGTGTCAAGGAAGAGCCTCTGGATATTGATCTCTCCCAAAGTTACCGCAAACAGATGGAGCAAAGGAGGCTCCACCAACAGCTTCAAGAGCCAGACAAACAAGAAAAAGCTGGGAGTCCACAAGGCTTAGAAACGGAGGACCTGGAACACCGCAGTCTGGTACATGAAGTGGGCAAGCCACCTCAAGATGTCACAGATCATTTCCCATCTCATAAACTCAAGAAACTAGAGCAATTTGATGCAGATATCAGTGCCAAGAGGGGGGACCGTGTCTACAGGAGCTTCCGGCAAAAGAGTGAAGATCCTGAGTGGCACAACACTGCATCTCCAGGCTTGCAACACTTCTCTCATCATGCTGAGCAGGACTTTGCTGAATCTTCACATCTCAGGGAGGTTAAAACGGAGGATAAAAGCCACCCAGACCTGGAGCTGGCAGTCAAAAGGACACATACAACGCAAATGTCCAAGCCAAGCACTCCTTTACAACTTAGTGAAGAAGAGCGGGAAAAACAGTGGGAGAGCAGAGTCAAGCAAGATTTTTTACCTGACTTAAACTTCTCCAGAGGCATTGGAAAAAATACACACAATCGCAAGCGTTTGGAGTATGGAATTTTGCAAGATTTGGAGCCTGGGGAAGTACGATCCGATTCCGAAGAGGATAGAGAGCACAAACCACAATCTCCTATGCCCTCCACTTCTATGCCTTTCTCTGACGGGCAACGAGTGGACAGATTTTCAGACCCCAAGCTTGCCACTTTGGAGAGGATGAAGTTCTACTCCTTTGCACTTGACCAGACCATCACACCAGATACCAAGGCCCTGCTAGAGCGAGCAaagtctctgtcctcctctaggGAGGACAACTGGTCTTTCTTGGATTATGATTCACACTTTGCTGGTTTGCGCAGCAGGAAAGATACTGAAAAGGTTGAGTCAGCACCACGGCCTACACCCTCTTGGtacatgaagaagaagaagattcgCAGTGGTGGGTCTGAAGACAAACTAGATGACAGGAAGGAAGACCCCAAGCCCAAGCCAGAGGAACATGAACGCAGGGAACTGTTTGCCTCCCGTTTCCTACACAGCTCAATCTTTGAGCAGGACTCAAGACGTCTTCAGCACCTAGAGCGAAAGCATGAGGACCCTGAGCAAAGTCCGGCTCAACAAACTGGTCAGCTAGGCCTGGCAGATGGGCAGCCTGACACAGAACCAGTTGTCCTCTTCCATAGCCGCTTTTTAGAGTTCACGCGGCTGCAACAGCAGAAAGACCAACAGTTACATGAAGTAAAAAGAGCAGATTCTGTAGATAGTAATAGGTTGGAGAAGTCACTGGAGGCAGAACAGCAACCTCTGCAGTTTCCTAAAACCTCAGAACCGGTCATGGATCCAGAGACTAAACCTACTAGCCCTGCTGAGAACCACATGATTTCCCAGCCCCCACTTATGCCCAAGGAGATGTCTCCACCTAAGCAAATGTCTCCACCCCTTCCACCCAAGGGGATGTCTCCACCCAAGGAAATGTCTCCACCCCTTCCACCCAAGGTAATGTCTCCACCCCTTCCACCCAAGGTAATGTCTCCACCCCTTCCACCCAAGGTAATGTCTCCACCCCTTCCACCCAAGGAAATGGCTCCACCCCTTCCACCCAAGGAAATGGCTCCACCCCTTCCACCCAAGGAAATGACTCCACCCAAGCACACGTCTCCACCCCTTCCACCCAAGGAAATGTCTCCACCCAAGCATACGTCTCCACCCCTTCCACCCAAGGAAATGTCTCCACCCAAGCACACGTCTCCACCCCTTCCACCCAAGGAAATGTCTCCACCCAAGCACACGTCTCCACCCCTTCCACCCAAGGAAATGTCTCCACCCAAGCACACGTCTCCACCCCTTCCACCCAAGGAAATGTCTCCACCCCTTCCACCCAAGGAAATGTGTCCACCCAAGCATACTTCTCCACCCCTTCCACCCAAGGAAATGTCTCCACCCCTTCCACCCAAGGAAATGTTTCCACCTCTTCCACCCAAAGAGATGTCTCCAATAGTGGAAACACATGACCAGTTTACTCCAGAGCCAAAGGGTCCAGAGCCAGCTGCACCCGAACCTTTGAcaaaagaaaacagagaaaatgAACAGCTCCCTCCCCTCCTGCAAATACCTCCGTGTGAGATGTTGACCCCTGCTTCTGTTAATTTAGTAGCCCCTGAGCACATCCGTTCTGTGAGAAAAGTTAAAAGAACCCCTAGTGGAGAGAAATCTGAAGATATAGCTCAGGATATTCAAATATTGAACCCCGAGCAGTCTTCCAGCAGTGATTGCCTTCATGAAACATCAGTGAGTAGTTTTGTACCAGAGCCTGAGCTGGCGGCACCTGAATTACCACCTGTATTTTTAAGTTCCACACCACCTAACCCTGTTGAGGAGATGGAGGTTTCAAAATATGATACCAACACTGACAATACAGACACTCATACAGAGGTGGAAAAGAAACTTGAACTCAATCAGACCCAGGTGCTTGTTGATAATGAAACCAGTGATGAGTCAATTTCACCACCTCAAAAGTCCAAGAACAAAAAGAGTAAGTCTCCTACTCAAGTCCCACTGACTCCTTTGGTTTCAACAACTAGTTCAGAGAAACCGCTTACCCGCAAGAGTGAACGCACAAAACGTGCATCATCCCCAAGAGCAGAGTCTTCAAAGGGAAACTCAGATTCCAAATCCACAGGCAAGTCTCCCATACATGGAGCAGACCCTGAACATGGCACAGAGCAGAGTATATCTGTTGGAAGAGCAAGGCGTAGAAATGTGAAATCTGTGTATGCCACCCCAGTTGAGGAAGATGCCACTAAGGGGGCTGGAAAGGATGTAACTGAGTCACCCCGCACTGCACGGAAACGAGGTGGAGACAAAGACAAGGAAGCAGCCCCTCAGCAACCGTTAGAGCAGGATTCCCTTGCACCTATTACTTCAAGGCGGGGACGTCCCCCTAAGAATCGGCGACAAGGAGAGGACATGTTAACAGCTAAAGGGGATAGATCGAAAATGGAGACCAAGGATACAGACTCCAATGAATCAGAGAGTAGTGAAAGAATTTCAAAAGTGTCAAAAGGCAGACATTCTCCTCATGGTCATAAAGCTTTGGCAAGTCAATTACCCATGCCCATAGCGACTGGATCAAGTAGGAAGGGGGACAAAACTGAACCGCCTGAAGATGTTTCTCAGCAGATGGATTTTACAGAAGACAGTTTGGCCATGCAGAATTGCACTGTCTCATGTAAGGAAGATACTGTAGCACCAGGTGTGACAAAGAAAGAGGAGAATGTTAAGCAACAACTAGGAACAGAGAAATCACGAGATAAAGACAGGCAGAAAAAGGACCCTGTTGACGAGAAAGCCAGTGTAACTAAATTTGGCGAGAAAGAGTCTGAACCACCAGTTGTGGAAGAACAGCCTGTATTGGAGAAAATGGAGAAGAGTGGGAGAGGAAAAGCTCCACGCTTGACACGGACTCCAAAATCTCCTGTCCTCAAGAACCTGAAGATCAGACTAAATGTCACTGAGGTGAAAGATTTGCTTCAAATGGGGGATGAAGAACCTGAAAATGGGGATGATTCTTCTAAAAAGACCAAACCAGGCGAATCTACTAATGACCCATTATTAGAGTCTAGCCCAGGAAAAGATGTGAGTTCTAGCAACGAGGATAAAGATGAGAGCACACCAGAAACTAAGCCACCAATAGATCCTAAAACTTTGCTACAACAGGAACAGGAGCTTGAGCAAGCTGTGGAGAACATTGCTAAACTGACAGACCCAACCCTCCCAGCAGAGTCACCAACTCCACTTGCCCCACCATCTGCAGAATTAAAAATTGACACTGAAGAAGAGAAATCTGCCAATCCTGCTAGTGAGTATGAACTTGCTGCTGCCATTGATTCGATTATGGGTGAGGATATACCCGTCCCTCTGCCTCAAGAGCCGGTAATTAGTGCTGTTGTGGATTCAGACCTAGAGATTCCATCCTTCGTCCAGCCGACCAAGGGAGCTGAACCTGTTAGTAACATATCCCCTATTCAGGGGGAGTCCTTTTTCCCAACTACACCCAGGAAGGGTGCTAAGGGCAGAGCTAAAACACCGAAACGGTCTAAGAGCCAAAAATCAAACAAAAAGGACGCTGTAAAAGAAATTTCATCAGAACCGGAGAACACTTCTGTTATCACATCAGACAGCATACCCTCCAATTCACAGCCTGTTCCAGAAACTATTCCCTCAACCCCAGTTGCCGGTGTCATTACAACCACCTCTTGGAAGCCTAAAACTGAGCATTTGGCTCCTAAGGCTACGGACATGCCTAAAGAATCGAAGTTACCTCCAGTCCTTACAGAGCAACCTCCACCTCAACATCTGAAACCTGTCTGCCCCCAAACAAAAAGTCCCACTCTCCCAAAGCctcaacaacaaccaccaccaccacctgagtGCATCTCACCTTCACTTTCTCCACCCCCAACCCGGCCAAACATCAGGCCCACACAACCAAGCAGGATACCAGTTTCCCCACCAGATTGGCTCAACCAGTCCAAGGACGCAGGTGTCCCTTCCTCTCCTAGAGCATCAGCAGCTTCCTTTGAGAACCCAGCAATTCCCTCTGACACTGAGCCCTTGGAGACTGAGCGTAACAACAGTGACTTGCGTAGGATTCTCATGAAGCACAAAAATGTTTCACTCCCAGTCCCATGCAGTAGTTCTGTTCCTAGCAATTTGGGCACCTTATCCCTTAGGGATCCTCCACACCTACCTGAAAGTAATACCCCAATGGTTGCTGTGACGAGTAAGACCTCTCTTAATGACAACAGGCCTCATCCAGCTCAGCCTGTAGTCCGGCCCCCAGCCTCACTACCATCCCCTGAGTCAAAGTCTGTCATTTCTGTTATTGCCTCCACTGCCACCTCTGTTATCAGTCGTGTTTGCAATCCACCTGACATGGAGAAGGTTAATATGTCAGTTGACAGAAATCCCATAGTGGACATGCCACTTCCCAAGCAGACATACAGGCCGCCCAGCATGGAGGACAGGGACAGTGGTTCGTACCATGGACCATCAGTTGGCGAGGAGGGTGGAAGTGCTGGGAGGTACTTGGTTGAGAGCTCTGGTCTGGGTACTGGCTCCAGCCCAGGTCTAAGGGTGAATACCTCAGAGGGAGTGGTGGTGTTGAGTCACTCAGGACAGATCAAGGAGGGACCACAGAGGATAAGTGCCAAAATCAGCCAGATCCCACCAGCTACTGTAGTTGACATGGAATCTCAGCAGCTAGTGTCCATGCCCCAGATAAAACAGGAGATGTATACCCACTCCCAGTCAAACACTCCAAAGTGTCCTCCAATACAGACAGACCATGGGCACCTTAAGACGCAACAAACGGTTTCCTCCATTAAACAAGAAAACACTGGTATGGAAAAGTTAGAATCTCCCTACCCATCAGGGCCTCAAGGAGGAGTCGTGAAGAGGCTTCAGCAGACAGTTGGTAATCCACAAGGGATGGGTTACCATCATTCAGAGTTCACAATGTTATTGAAGCATCCAAAGAAAGTGGATGGGGCTGACGCTATGAACGCTGATGGGTGTAAACCATCTTGGACCTCTGCCATAAGTCCTGCAATGAGCCTGCCCTCTCCGGCTGGCAACCATGTAGGCTTTGTTCCCGGTTCGGCCACTGACAGAACTCCCTCACATCTCAGTGGGGTCAAACAGGAGCCCCGTTCTCCTCGCAAGTTAGGCCATCCACATTCTCCGTTCACTAAAGTGTCCTCTCCCATCGGCTCCTCCTCTCCCAAAGGTCTCCCTGGGATGCTGCCCTCTAGCTTGCCCGCCATGCAGCAATATGTCACCAGTGTTCACCACCCTGAGCAGTCTGTCATCATGCAACCTCACAGTGCTCACGGTGGCATTGGAAGGATGTCACCCCATCGTGCCTCCCAAGCAATCCCCATGGGGCACCTTGTCCAAGGAGAGGTCAGGGTGAACACGCCACCCCTATCTGTCATGAGTTTCGGGATGCATGGAGACCCTCTTGTCTCTCCCTGGTCTGGTCCTCTCCAGCAACGCCCCACCTCGCCCCAGGCGGTAGGCAGAGACATAGTCCTCAAGGTTAATCCTGGGAATGTGAGGGGCCATGAGGGTGAGCAAGACGATGCCAGGCGCTTCCATCAGGCCACAGGGAGACAATCTGCCACACAGCTGAAAGCAGAGACTATGCAGCCGGATCCCCGTGGGGCTCTACTTAGCGGGCTGCAGCTGGACCCGTACATGTCGCCCAGGGACTTACGTGTGCTCATGCACCACCCTCAGGGAGAGCGCTCGGCCCCAGAGCCACACCAGGGACACATCCAAGAGACTGTCCCACCCTCCTCAACATCGACCAACATCACCTCGTCGATGTCCCCGAGGGCACATCTGCTGGCTAAAGGTGTGTCCGAGAAGGATGTCACAAAGCCACAGGAGGTCAAGAGGCCACACTCTCCTCCGAAGGATGGGATGATGGGGTTTCGGCCAAGTATGGCCGCCATGGCGTCCCCCCAAAGGGTGCAGCTGCTGCCATCGGGGACGGGAGCTTCTTTCTCGGAGTATCCAGGAATTTACACCAACACCCGGGCCATCCATTCACAGATCACTGAGACCTCTCCTTTTGGGATCAACCAGGTACCTCTCAACATCACTTCTGCCTTA GGTGCAGATCCCAGCCAGTCACAAGCTGATGTCAAGGTGAAACAAGTTGGACAGCAACCTGTGAACATGGTGCAGCTGCTCACG AAGTACCCGATAGTGTGGCAAGGGCTGCTGGCACTGAAAAATGACCAGGCTGCTGTCCAGTTGCATTTTGTCTGTGGCAACAAAGGATTGGCCCTACGGTCACTGCCCCTACCAGAGGGAGGATCGCTGCTTCGGATCGTCCAGAGAATGAGACTCGAGGCGTCACAACTGGATGGTGTGGCTAGAAGAATGACA